The Scophthalmus maximus strain ysfricsl-2021 chromosome 14, ASM2237912v1, whole genome shotgun sequence region TTGGTTATGATAGCACACTAACCATATTAACTGCTATAATCTTATATATATTGCGAAACGTCTAACTTCAATATACTActatcatttttctttacaaattTGACCATCTTTCTTGGTCCATTTCATTTCTTGATTAATTTCCATGTTCCAAGGTCACAGCAGTTAACCTGGATAGTACAATATTGTCATAAGTGATACAACTAATTGCTGAAACTGTCAATGTAAGAACCAGGGTGTGTAACAGTATTATCCCTGCAAAAACAGATCCAATGGATGAGCAGCCCAAAAACTCAAAGAAGCAGTTTTACACTTCCAAGACAGATTGTATCTCATTTGTTGACTTGACTGTGGCCCTGAACGATAAGGAGGGGAAACCCAATAAGCCGTGTCCTCCCTAACATCTCCATGCTTCAACAACCACATGgtgcgtctctctgtgtgtatgtgtggaacTGACTGGTATTCGTAGGGCTCCCATGAAGCTGATGGCGGATGGCTCTGATTCGCTCTTCACCACCACGACCGGTTGCACAGGGACGCACACTCTGTCCCTGGGCAACAACAGCTCCGTGTCGTAGCTCTGAacgggagggagaagagggacgAAGAGTGAAGCAATTATCACATGCGCCCAGTCCACCTGATACTTTTTTATatctacatgtttttttgtttcacttttttctcaatttttatCAGTTGAGTTCATGTAGCAAATTCACAATAATGATTTCTTGCTAATTgtgtgacaaatgaaaaaagatccAATTAAACTAATTACAACATTCCCCCTTTTAtaacacacactttgttttaaaggaccagtgtgtagaTTTAAGGCGATCTAATGGCAGGCATGGAATACAAAATTCATGAATCTGTTTTCTTTAGTGTATAATAGCTGagaatagtttttctttttgttttcatgggcTTAGAATGAGCCCTTCATATCTACAGAGAGAGTAAGTCCTCTTCCATGGAGCCTGCCGTGTTGCATCGCCACGACATTAGTCCACaagggacaaaccaaacactgggtGTGGAGAGGACCAATGTAGGTTTCCCTTCAAGCTTGAAAAGGAAGGGTCGATTGAAGGGGTACCGAGTCGGTTGCAATCTGCAgcctcaccactagatgccactaacTCCTACACACTGAATGTTTAACCCATTTGGTGTAATACAGGGTAAAATACACCACCTCAATATAGTTCAGGAAACCCTGAAGCTGAATTCAAAAGTCCTGATCTCTTATGGTCAACCGAAGACATATTAGCCATAATTCATCCAGTCCGCAAGGGTGATGTACGTGCTCTCTTTGATGTTATAGAGAATCCACGTGCCCGCACTGACTTGATGTGATGAGTGTAAGCATGTCAAGGTCTATATGACCGAAGTCCATAAAGGCCCAGTGTGATGAATGATATTTTAGTGTTCACCCAGCATCCCACACAACCTGACCAATGGGACAGCTGCTGAAGCCACCAGGAAAGACTTTGAAGCACTGAATGAACTGACCTTTTTCGTTCGAACACTATCATCGTAATAGTAGTATGCCTGAATGAATTACAATGACATGCGTAAGTTACTGCAGTATTTGGTTATTTGGTTAAACAGTTTTCACCTAATCAGGTAGACATATACAATCTAAAGCATTCTATTGGACTACTATTTGGTTACGTTGATCCGTGTTAGTGCAATATGGTATGTctgaatgaatacaaaatgtgacatttagaGGACAAAAGTTATGCTATAAAACTCTGTTGCACCTTTCCCAACTTGCTGCTTTGTATGTGGGACTGAGATTAACATCAGAtgcaacttttaaaaagtttcagTGTGGACTTTTCCCATATAAAGCccctgaaaacattttctcacttaGCCTTTAACTATAAGTAATGAAAGCTTATTTTCTGCACAAGTTCAAAGTGTTTAAGTTATTTCTCATGATCACATCACAAATCAGGATTTAGCAACATTGGGCCTCACGCAACagtcattcatttgtttattccttaaggggcagtaagcgattctaaagtaATACACGTTTTataaaaatcagcgaatatttcctcgtGGTCCTCTAGCTGCGAgtgtgcgccggaaaaaaacctgggctcagccctggctctgtaaatcaacaCCAAAACAGAAGGCTCGGGTCACTCGTCGATACGTTTAGAGAcctgctagcgggtggcgctgcaactcatGCCCAAGGTCGCGGGTTCAcggcccagccagagcaggatgaagaagaataacaaagagagaagcaaacTTTCTCCAAAGTCACttaatgcccctttaagggGTTTGTACGAGTGATTGAGGAAAACTTTCACCAATTTCCTGGTATTTTAAATCTTCTCTCAGGCGCAAACACGAGTGGTCCAGACCAGTTGTAGGGGTCTGCTTTTATTCTAattgattttatatttcattcatttgaagcAATTATGAGTAAGTATTTGAATCACCCCATAGTTATGTCCACATTATTatgtttaaagccccagtgtgtgaattttctggcggcatctggtgctaaagttgcaaacctcaaccaacaggggacactttatggcggcgctGATTCCAGTGTCTGGAAATTCAACGTGACATACTCTGGACCATTTTgctcaacaaccgtattcaacacgacgtagaaacatggagactcaaacggaggtcgggtccacctcatgtaattatatttaactcattcagaggtgattatacatatatgaacacatagttatggacaattcatccaatttctgtgaataagttcttctaaatattacacactatAATAAACTGATAAATGTTGTTGCGCAATGGCCAGAGGAGCACACAACTCCTTTGTGCTGCAAAATATTGCAGTTGGCAACATGCATCTAGTGGCTGGCAAGGAGAACAGACTCATTGGTTGGTGACACAGCATTAACAGCACTGCTTTTAATCTGTCCCTGAATTCCACTGTGGACGCTGCTGAAAATTATAGACTTTCCTCTTTAGATCTCTGAAATCAGGACTTCAATCGCCAAAATCGAGGACAAAAGTTCTTCTTTTGATTCTTTGAGGCATTTACACCATTATTTATTGGCATGTTCGCACAAACTCACGGTACGAACAAATGTAAGAGAAATTGAAGATAACAGCATGAAGATGTTCGTGGATGAGGCCCATTATCATTCGGATCGAGCCCACATCCTCCTGACGATGAAGATGAATCGATTTTTCGAGAGTTATACGTATTAAATGTTAAAGTTTAAAAAGCGTTAAAATGCCATTTCTAACTTGCTTGCTTATGTTGTGATGAACATTTAATGTTAAACAAAAGActgttttaaaatttaaaaaaaagaaatattttgattatacaCGGTACAATACATACAATAATGCATCAAGATatacacagtgacacacacctgggtttttttttccttgtattGCAGATACACCTCAGTGTGTCCAGATACTCCATTCCAACTCTCGGTTGGAAGCTGCTGGAAGGGACAATAAATCACGTCTTTCATTTGTGTTGCCTGTTTCAGTCACATGCTCAAATGAccttttttaaactgtgaatcATGCCAAGCTTCTCTGGTGGAGTCCCAGAATAAATGAGTGTAATAACAGAACAATCTGCCTAACTTAAAACACTGACTAAGATGAGCTGAATTGTTTGCTATGGCACTAATGGATGCCAGTGAAAAATACCTATTTACACAAGCATACACCAGAATTATTACTTGAGACagagaatgaaaatgtgtttccatttactaacaaaagataaacaaaaaacCTCTCTGTACTCACACTCTTGCCAGGGGAAGAATTTTTAGCATACATGCTTTTTAGGTCATTTGGATCTGAAGAAGGGACAAGATGACATGAGGTTGATATGATACTCTTCTATTTACAGCTGTGAAGTCCTGGTAATAATAGAAACTTACAGTATTCTACTGAGATGAAAAAGGCTAAGCCCATTAATGTGTATACTCTTAAGAAAGTGCAACAAACGTGCACATTAAATCCCCCTCATATCTGCAAATCAGCAAAGTATCATGACTATCAATCCCAGCGGAAAATGAGGAGGCTGCACTCACGCtcaatgaggaagaagaagcagagaacACCCATGGCTGCAATGATTATCCCTGGTACGATGAACGACAGGCCCCAGTTGGAGGAGACCCAGTAGCCAGCAATCAGAGAGCCCAGGATGTTGCCCACTGAGGTGTGCGAGTTCCACAACCCCATGATGAGTCCACGCCTGACAGGAAGACAGGATCGCAGCATGTATCTATCTATAAACTaaactgaaacatttcatttctcttaAAGCTATCATGCCTTTGTTTCAAATccattgaaatgcaaaaaaaatagtgcaaacattttgaacatgTCAAAAACTTGTTTCTTTGAGAGAGAATATTCCCCAACACTGCCACCACTGGAAATAAAAGACTCATCATATATAGATAAGATCAGACGTAACACTTAAAATGTCACTGTGTGACGactgtgtctctgctctcagtAGGACTTGAACATGTCTCGAGCTAATTCAACTCACCTAACTTCAACTGTAGGGGGGATCACTCAATCATTGCTTGACAAAATAGTCACGTGACACATGCAGTTTgaagacaataaaaaagatgtgaagaattaaaaaataaactgcttGCTCTaactttaaaaagaataatctCATGATTGATGTATTACAGAGTTAATTGTAAAATGAGAAATTAGTTTTGTTATGTTGGTAAGTTTATGATACCTGCAGCAGTGGTGGCGGCAGGATGGGGTTGGGGTATCACTaggaataagaataaaaataattagatCGTACCTTCCCTTTCCAAACCAGTTGCCAATGCAAGTCACCACGCTGGGCCAGCCAGTGGTTTGGACCAATCCGTTGGCCACCTAAAATCACAAGAGGAAGAATGAAGACAGTATTCATTTGACATGAcattacatttactcatttggtAGATGCTTTTATTCACAGCAATTTACACTAAAGCTACAGTCCAGACAGATGTAAGTACCAGGTGCTAAATCTGAAAgatatattaattttaaattattattaataattgtaataattattattatcaatcatcaatattattataattaagggctttgtagattcgaattttacaggaagccagggcagagatgctaacactggagaaatatgatctctttttctagttcctgtcagaactggTGCTGCAgaattttggattaactggaagcttttcacagacttgttagtgaacatcctaacagtaatgaagtacagtagtccagtctacaAGTGACAAATGactggactagtttttcagcattcTTTTGAGacaggatgtttctaatgttattgatattgcgcaggtgaaagaaggctgtcctagagacttgttttatgtgcgagTCAGAATTATATAAACCATAAGAAGATGGGTTGATAATTAAAAGTAACTATTGGCTGTTTATAACTTCAGTCTGAAATGGCCAGAGCATCATCTGAACTCTTGTTCAGACATCCAGTTTAGAACACTCAGGCCAGAGATAACCATTGCTTGTGTGACGTACTCAAGTCAGGTAAGTTAGGGAttagaaaaacaattatttagCCCCTCTAGTGGGGGCTAAGGCACATATTGTTTGTCCGAACCCGTGTTAATGCAATGGTACATGAACCTCATGTCTGAGATcatgtgtgtgagttgtgtCTCCATCATGAGACTTTCTTTTGTTGGGAGTGGcacaaaatgctttttattcATCTCCTTATGTGGTCACACATCCGgagagatctgatcacaagtggacgtcctgaatgtgtctcctgtgaccacttgtgatcagatttCACTTCCCCGCTCTAGATGCAAATTAACACGTACATCATTTCTCTTCGTGAAGACAAAATGATGTTGAGTAAACAgacgtgtgtcagtgtgcatgcAAAAAGAGAGTGTGAGTGAATCACTGCCCTTAACTGTGCATAGATCGACAATGGATACGATTTtaaccatttgaaaaaaaaaatagaagtcaTTATGCTCTGGTCAGTGTTGATATCGtggctctgaaaaaaaatcaaatgggcacagatgtgtaaaaatattttcagttcattatGAAATTAGCTGGTCAGATAAGTAGGCACCCCAGACCACCTCCCAGAGTGATGAGATCTGAAGACACACTACAGAACCATCTGGGTGTTCAAAGCTGttcacttgtgattggatcacccAGGACAGATGTTAATACCTGGTCTGAACAGGGCTACAATGGTTAGCTGACACTGAGCACCAAGCCAACAATTTAAAACTATTTCCCTTGCAACAGAAATacctgtgtatgtctgtgtctctttctgaTGCGCTCAATGTGGCTCAATTTGACACATGACTGTTATAATAAGGGCAAGCAATTCAAGTTGGTTCATTGAGCCTCATGGTTTTTCAGTAAAAGTGGCGTTTCCTGATTTCCTAATGCATTAtgatgtgtctcacctggaCAAACACATAGAAGCCCAGGCTGTGGATGTTGTAGACATGACCCAGTCCAAACAGGCAGGTGAACAAGCCGCTGGTCAGCATGCCCACAGTCAGGTACAGTCGAATGGGCAAACGCTCCCCGATGATGCCACTGCATGGGCACACATTGATGATTTCATATTAACCACAACAACTTACTCTCAGTTGTTCAGTATTCATCATTtctataaccccccccccgccccttaaTGTGCAATTCTTAGTTATTCACTAAATCTTATGCCCTGAATGTAAGATGTCatcttttttaaactgtgttGCACAGAACAGAAGAGCTCTCCAAATGTCATTGTATGTTTTAATGTACAAGGACAATAAAGGCTTTCTATTCTAGTCtatcagttattattattattattatccatttAAAAAGTCCATATTCTTGTCTGTGGTGTCATGTAGAAGTAGTGCTTTGTTGTTTAGGGAGCGAGTGTTCAATAGCATGAACGCTGCAGTCCTATTAGTATGTGCTGGGACAAGCAGCGCAGTGGGAAACGCATTGTCAACGCAGACCAGGGGCCTCAGATTGACAGAGCGCATGTGGTttgttgtgatgatgtcattgcaTTGTGACAGAGCGCCGGTCAAACAGAATAGTAGGAATAGCATGGTCCATGTACACAAACTAACACCGGGAGCCCCTATGTACATATTGGGGGCGAAGCAGGAGACAGTGAATTTAATGGCCTCGTGATGGATGTGACAACAGAGGTTCAGGAGTTCCGATGTGGATTATCAAGACGGCAATGAGGAGGCACTGGCTAGTTTAGCTACCGATGCCACAGGTCGGAGAGGAGGCATCCGGCATTGGACCACATCAACAGCGTTGCAGTGAAAACTGTCCTCTTCATCTCACCTGAGGTACATTCCGACAGCATAGGCACAGAGGAAGGAGTAGTCCATGGCTCCCAGCAGCTGTTTGTAGTTGCTTTTGTCTGAGAATAtcaagaaaaactgttttgttcaGGACACTGCCAGGTCTCTTTCCTGATCAAATCTAAATAAGTTAAACTGTAAAAGCTGCAGTGCACTGCTACTTAgtgtatacatttttataattatgtAATGAATTGTGTAATGCATTACAGTATCAGATTTGTACATTATTTTAACTGGTACATGCTTGAAGGATAGTAATCAAATAGCTGTACAACAGTATCATGCTGCTTCAAAGAAAACTAAGATGACTTCTGTACATCAAGTGCTCCCATGCCTCCAATTATCACTATGATATCCACAAAAAAAGCCTAAAATGTCAAGTCAAGACACAAACCAAAAGGCTTCCAGCTACAGTCCATGTCTGTGTGGAGAGTTGGCAGAGAGACCTGCTGGCTGTGGCTGATGCTGGAGGTGATGGTGGATAGCTCACTGACAGATGAGCAGTTCCTATGGAGCTCACTCTGCcaatataaaacatttgcaacatTCAGATAATAATAAGAAGGAAGAAAATATGTGGCTGAGATGTAAACATTCCATCTAAATCTGTGTCAAGTAAAAGAATAGTAAAAGTCATTtgatgacaaacacacattttttttattttaactgacCGAACAGAGCAGGTAAGATTTGTTCTATCACACACTCAGGGAACACTCTATTAGGAACACCTGTACACCTGCTGATTCATGTTATCATCCAATTAATCAATCACGTGACAGCAATGCAGGGCATAACTTCCTGCAGATGCAGGTCTCATCAAATCGTAGAAAGGGAGATTGGCAacatgaatgtgcagctgataAATCTGCAGAGCCGACTTGATGCAAGTCAATATGGAGCAGAATCTCAGAGTAGAGATTCCAACATCTTTTGCAATCTGTGCCATTAAGAACAGAGGATGTTTGAGAGCAAAGGGAGAAAATATCCTATATTAGTATGATGTTCCTGGTAACGTGCTGACTGAGTGTATGGTAAATACTCAGTGAGCAGCTGGAGCTCAGGGGGTAGCAGGTCCCCAGGTCTTACAGTCTGCATTTGTCTGGACATAAAATGCTCCTGAGGGCTGTTCCATCAGTGTGTGAAAGGGATGTAATAGTGGGATATACTATAGAGGTGCAGTTTGAGTGAGTTGCACAAAAAGCTACTACCCAGGACAAAGCTCAAGCCTCACTGAGATGATTATCAGCAGAAATCTCAATTGATTTTTGTAGTCTAATAATTCTATCTCTGTCTGGGAAACTTagtctgtgtgcacatgttctGTATGTGGGCTCACAAATACTACAGATTATAACAATGAGCATATGTTACCTTGACGATGCTAATGGGTTTCCTGGAGAGGTGGAAGCTGGTATAGAGCAGGAAGGTGAGGATAAATGTGAGAGCTCTGTAcctgcagacaggaagcagaagatGGAGGCAATGAAACGTGAGGGACCACCAACACTGAACTGAATgacatcagcatgtttcatttTATCGAAGCAAGTGGGTGGCAGGACATAGATTACACTCgtcattttataataataaatgctgTTGAACTTTTAAAGGTGCGATAGAGTCCATCCTGACTAACAGCGCCACCGTGTGGTACGCCAGCTGCAGGGCTGCCATAGGCCACGACCTCCATCGTGTGGTGGATGCTCACTGGGCTTGGCACCATATACCACAACACGCTCACAAAGACATGACACATCCTGGTCACTCCCTGTTTGAAACTCTGCCCTCTGGCAGAAGGTTCAGAacaatcagacaaaacaaacagacttaAGAACAGTTTTTCCCCCAGAGCTGTGGCCTCTATCTCACCACTTCCAAACGAATCAGAAAACCACCGTTAAACATTCACCTTATGGAACTGGAACTGCTGCTAGGCTTTTAAAGCACTGCCGCTCTctactgcagctgctgctcttaCCTTTACAAAGACTTGTTTTTACTGGTATGCTGATTTTCAATGTGTATGCCTTTTAGTTTCTATTGTGTCTTTTAAATGGTTAAGTTATCCCACTGACAGCCAACCCAAATGTCATCATGCAAtaaagattcattcattcagtcattcaaaGATTTTCAACTGGTTGATACTGAACAGTGGTTGGATCTTAAAGTTCTTCTTCTGGGCACATAATGTTTTAAATTCAGAATGAACTAGTGACAGGTGTGCATTGAATTGTATATTTACACACTCCTGGATGAAATTTCAAATTGACTCATTGACCAGTGAATAAGTAGGCAATTTGAAGTAATAGCACAGTAGGAATGTCTTGTTACAAACAACTTATCTCCAtcaacaagtcttttttttttttacttgctcctgatataaaaaatatactggTTAGCCATTTCCCGGCTCTAGCATTGGGAATGCTCATTTACTGACATGGCTTACAGCAAAACTTAATGTCATGGAACCATTGTTGGTGTTATCACAACTGTGCATTTCTTCTATTGACaagacaaaatgtctgctgtgtcAATTGGAAAGATAAATATGGACTTTGTCCCATCCTAACAGGTGAAACTGTGTGGGAGATGTCAGTCAAACAGAGAAGAGGTCTAATCAGCCAGAGTAAGTGAAATCCTTTGTttgatttgggttattactagaaaaggtttacatactctaatgttcagtaaacacaaccGTTTCCCCAGACGTTTTTCCAGcgtctgtctgaaacacttggttttagctcctgtctcctTCAGACTGCTCTGatgggccagctggcccactttgttgtgattggtcaaccgcatgtaggaagttctctcacTCCCGCTAATGGATGTATTATAGGAACTGGATACCAAATGGAAAATGATGGCTCCGTTCAGCTTTAATAATAATTGCTCGCCTAATGCATACGCCTCAAAAAGTTCCTGGCTTCTGGGTTACTTCCGGCCCATAGATTTTGCACAGTAGAGttactcccatcatgcattaCGGCTTGGAAAATGAGTGGACCGCGTCCTGGacatagactgtatacaaaaatggacatagtcaccgggtccggacaATGAAGTCAatgaggaagtgcctgaaacctgtgttctctgcagagggcgactcatTGGTTGCAAAACAAGCAACAAAGCAGGTAAATCCCATGAGCTCAAGCATCAGCAtgtcttttaatttgtcaaGTGAGATTTATACACCCTGCACAGATTCAATCCCAATAATGTGCTCAGGGGTGAGGTTGAACTGTCCTTCCtttctactattccttgacctcagtggaaaatgtcaggaagaggactgataggacttagaAAAGTCGACAGCTGCTTTAGAGAttccgactccactttcactaaactacgtcattatgcaatggcggatgttgttgatgcgtctgtcgtggtgaaactacaaatttccgaagatgaactacaataACCTCAGCTGCCCCAtcatcatgtttcagtgttttaccaccgtgtgacatcacacgtTATGAtacatatgtaacagtaacttacatgatgatgtcacttctgggtcatattcatactcttcttcttgtACTACTTTGGATTAAACCATTTACATTTGTGCATGGCacatcacgttaaatatcgctgccgcaatgaattgtggggcgcctatatctccttactctcacataggaagctattcctgtgtaaatagtcacataactggttagaaacatatttttcaaggattttagagataaagtggaggtttgatatgggtcaaCAGTTAGCGAAGATATTTTGGTCTAGAGTTGGAGTAGGGGTTTACCTACTGaaccttaaaggcctttggtacgtagcctgttaatagagataagttgatctgatctaatatgtaATACATCCTTACATATTAGGTGCCAAAAGGTGCAGCGGAAAAGAGTGGGGGGTTTAGGAGCTTCCCAACAACTGTCTACAACAGCCATAAGTTATAAATGATATGTTGTTGCCAAGAGCAAGCAAGGGAAATATTTAATACAATAATATGAATCATTATTGTACTTATCAATTTATATTCAAGACCTTTAGTACCTACTAAAACTCTTTGAGGGAACTGATTTGACGGCTTTAAGAACCTGCAGGTGCCCTGTACAAATAAGGATTGTCAGACATTCAAGCACAATGGTTAATTGGTGACATTCTATCAGTCAGAGAACCTGAAAATCAGGTTTAGACAATGGATCACAGCAAGCACACAGATACAGGAACTCTGCCACTGGAAAATGTTGACTGTCCTTACTCCACCTTAAAGGCTGATGTAAAAAGACAGTTGTGACAAAGGCAGGCTGACGTCCGTCTCCTTAAAAACATATCATCATTCATGTGTAGCtctaataataaagaaatatgatTGATTCTGACAATATCTGTTGTCCATGGCTGCTTCACACTGTACCACAGGCTTCTCATCCAGGTCATCCAATCAGGGCAGCAGGACATGTGTTCATTAATCTATTGACTCCACTGTTTTATTCCGGTGCAAAATGAAg contains the following coding sequences:
- the slc37a1 gene encoding glucose-6-phosphate exchanger SLC37A1 isoform X4, giving the protein MAPVPPGIRLLVSFDRDQWYRALTFILTFLLYTSFHLSRKPISIVKSELHRNCSSVSELSTITSSISHSQQVSLPTLHTDMDCSWKPFDKSNYKQLLGAMDYSFLCAYAVGMYLSGIIGERLPIRLYLTVGMLTSGLFTCLFGLGHVYNIHSLGFYVFVQVANGLVQTTGWPSVVTCIGNWFGKGRRGLIMGLWNSHTSVGNILGSLIAGYWVSSNWGLSFIVPGIIIAAMGVLCFFFLIEHPNDLKSMYAKNSSPGKSLPTESWNGVSGHTEVYLQYKEKKTQSYDTELLLPRDRVCVPVQPVVVVKSESEPSAISFMGALRIPGVIEFSLCLLFAKLVSYTFLFWLPLYITKAAHLDAKEAGDLSTLFDVGGIVGGILAGVISDKLGKRATTCAVMLLLSAPTLYGFSMISEFGLGPTIGMLLVCGGLVNGPYALITTAVSADLGTHKSLKGNARALSTVTAIIDGTGSVGAALGPLLAGLLSPGGWDQVFYMLMTADFLALLLLLRLVSKELDSTKSHPISTVEFKEH
- the slc37a1 gene encoding glucose-6-phosphate exchanger SLC37A1 isoform X2, whose product is MAPVPPGIRLLVSFDRDQWYRALTFILTFLLYTSFHLSRKPISIVKSELHRNCSSVSELSTITSSISHSQQVSLPTLHTDMDCSWKPFDKSNYKQLLGAMDYSFLCAYAVGMYLSGIIGERLPIRLYLTVGMLTSGLFTCLFGLGHVYNIHSLGFYVFVQVANGLVQTTGWPSVVTCIGNWFGKGRRGLIMGLWNSHTSVGNILGSLIAGYWVSSNWGLSFIVPGIIIAAMGVLCFFFLIEHPNDLKSMYAKNSSPGKSLPTESWNGVSGHTEVYLQYKEKKTQAYYYYDDSVRTKKSYDTELLLPRDRVCVPVQPVVVVKSESEPSAISFMGALRIPGVIEFSLCLLFAKLVSYTFLFWLPLYITKAAHLDAKEAGDLSTLFDVGGIVGGILAGVISDKLGKRATTCAVMLLLSAPTLYGFSMISEFGLGPTIGMLLVCGGLVNGPYALITTAVSADLGTHKSLKGNARALSTVTAIIDGTGSVGAALGPLLAGLLSPGGWDQVFYMLMTADFLALLLLLRLVSKELDSTKSHPISTVEFKEH
- the slc37a1 gene encoding glucose-6-phosphate exchanger SLC37A1 isoform X3; translated protein: MAPVPPGIRLLVSFDRDQWYRALTFILTFLLYTSFHLSRKPISIVKSELHRNCSSVSELSTITSSISHSQQVSLPTLHTDMDCSWKPFDKSNYKQLLGAMDYSFLCAYAVGMYLSGIIGERLPIRLYLTVGMLTSGLFTCLFGLGHVYNIHSLGFYVFVQVANGLVQTTGWPSVVTCIGNWFGKGRRGLIMGLWNSHTSVGNILGSLIAGYWVSSNWGLSFIVPGIIIAAMGVLCFFFLIEHPNDLKSMYAKNSSPGKSQLPTESWNGVSGHTEVYLQYKEKKTQSYDTELLLPRDRVCVPVQPVVVVKSESEPSAISFMGALRIPGVIEFSLCLLFAKLVSYTFLFWLPLYITKAAHLDAKEAGDLSTLFDVGGIVGGILAGVISDKLGKRATTCAVMLLLSAPTLYGFSMISEFGLGPTIGMLLVCGGLVNGPYALITTAVSADLGTHKSLKGNARALSTVTAIIDGTGSVGAALGPLLAGLLSPGGWDQVFYMLMTADFLALLLLLRLVSKELDSTKSHPISTVEFKEH
- the slc37a1 gene encoding glucose-6-phosphate exchanger SLC37A1 isoform X1, whose protein sequence is MAPVPPGIRLLVSFDRDQWYRALTFILTFLLYTSFHLSRKPISIVKSELHRNCSSVSELSTITSSISHSQQVSLPTLHTDMDCSWKPFDKSNYKQLLGAMDYSFLCAYAVGMYLSGIIGERLPIRLYLTVGMLTSGLFTCLFGLGHVYNIHSLGFYVFVQVANGLVQTTGWPSVVTCIGNWFGKGRRGLIMGLWNSHTSVGNILGSLIAGYWVSSNWGLSFIVPGIIIAAMGVLCFFFLIEHPNDLKSMYAKNSSPGKSQLPTESWNGVSGHTEVYLQYKEKKTQAYYYYDDSVRTKKSYDTELLLPRDRVCVPVQPVVVVKSESEPSAISFMGALRIPGVIEFSLCLLFAKLVSYTFLFWLPLYITKAAHLDAKEAGDLSTLFDVGGIVGGILAGVISDKLGKRATTCAVMLLLSAPTLYGFSMISEFGLGPTIGMLLVCGGLVNGPYALITTAVSADLGTHKSLKGNARALSTVTAIIDGTGSVGAALGPLLAGLLSPGGWDQVFYMLMTADFLALLLLLRLVSKELDSTKSHPISTVEFKEH